A genome region from Corallococcus soli includes the following:
- a CDS encoding TIGR02266 family protein, translating into MNTKLDGPVEPDPYLNRRAEERVAARFEVRFEQAEDAARALRAYSLNLSAGGLCLRTRKAYDVGSQVRLAMVVDGEEFHLTGVIAWVRDEAEAIGVRFIDVSEEDHERLRRVIASFKR; encoded by the coding sequence GGCCAGTGGAGCCAGACCCGTACTTGAACCGCCGCGCCGAGGAGCGCGTGGCGGCCCGGTTCGAGGTGCGTTTCGAGCAGGCGGAGGACGCGGCGCGCGCGCTGCGGGCGTACTCGCTCAATCTGTCCGCCGGTGGACTGTGCCTGCGCACGCGCAAGGCCTACGACGTGGGGTCGCAGGTGCGGCTGGCCATGGTGGTGGATGGCGAGGAGTTCCACCTCACCGGCGTCATCGCCTGGGTGCGCGACGAGGCGGAGGCCATCGGCGTGCGCTTCATCGACGTGAGCGAAGAGGACCACGAGCGCCTGCGCCGGGTCATCGCCAGCTTCAAGCGCTGA
- a CDS encoding GNAT family N-acetyltransferase: MSQPIVRTMTPAPDANAFRIRRARRGDAEVMALLLRELGYPQGTDQQTVHWVISHPEIEIFVAGDPQDRAVGMVSFSHRPQLRLRGRVATVDELVVSEGWRRRGVGRALLAQVAQRGKVLSVKQLQLIAPLNVTDETRAFYKACGYVEGDSGVFRHAESETQR, from the coding sequence TTGTCCCAGCCCATCGTCCGCACCATGACCCCCGCCCCCGACGCCAACGCCTTCCGCATCCGCCGCGCGCGTCGAGGCGACGCCGAGGTCATGGCGCTGCTCCTGCGCGAGCTGGGCTACCCGCAGGGCACCGACCAGCAGACCGTGCACTGGGTCATCAGCCATCCGGAGATTGAAATCTTCGTGGCCGGCGACCCGCAGGACCGCGCGGTGGGCATGGTGTCCTTCTCCCACCGTCCACAGCTGCGGCTGCGCGGGCGCGTGGCCACCGTGGACGAGCTCGTCGTGTCCGAGGGCTGGCGACGCCGGGGCGTGGGCCGCGCGCTGCTCGCGCAGGTGGCGCAGCGGGGCAAGGTGCTGAGCGTCAAGCAGCTCCAGCTCATCGCCCCGCTCAACGTCACCGACGAGACGCGCGCCTTCTACAAGGCGTGCGGCTACGTCGAGGGCGACTCCGGCGTGTTCCGTCACGCCGAGAGCGAGACGCAGCGCTAG
- a CDS encoding alpha-ketoacid dehydrogenase subunit beta: protein MANMAQAIRMALHYAEENLGVTDIFGEDVGAPLGGVFTCTQGLKTAWNSPLDERGIIGAAMGLAMAGNRPVAEIQFCDYIYNTIDLLKIAGNTHWATNGDWNLPMVVRTPVGSGIRGSMYHSHSFDATMTHIPGWKVVMPSTPLDAYGLLISACQDPNPVMFLEPKALLRVKGDERIPGEPDDDRALSKLIDAPLGDRSQWKPQWPTLEAFSVPIGKGKVVREGAQVTVVSYGRTLPLCAKAADQLKEDGFSVEVIDLRSLWPYDWELIKASVQKTGRVLFVNEDTEVTNFGEHLVRRTVEELFYSLLAPPRLVAGKFIPGIGLADALEMASVPQQADITSAIRSLAGEQP from the coding sequence ATGGCGAACATGGCACAGGCCATCCGCATGGCCCTTCACTACGCCGAGGAGAACCTGGGCGTCACCGACATCTTCGGCGAGGACGTGGGCGCCCCGCTGGGCGGCGTCTTCACCTGCACGCAGGGCCTGAAGACGGCGTGGAACAGCCCCCTGGACGAGCGCGGCATCATCGGCGCGGCCATGGGCCTGGCGATGGCGGGCAACCGCCCGGTCGCGGAGATCCAGTTCTGCGACTACATCTACAACACCATCGACCTGCTGAAGATCGCGGGCAACACGCACTGGGCGACGAACGGTGACTGGAACCTGCCCATGGTGGTGCGCACGCCGGTGGGCAGCGGCATCCGCGGGTCCATGTACCACTCGCATTCCTTCGACGCGACGATGACCCACATCCCCGGCTGGAAGGTGGTGATGCCCTCCACGCCGCTGGACGCATACGGGCTGCTCATCTCCGCGTGCCAGGACCCGAACCCCGTCATGTTCCTGGAGCCCAAGGCGCTGCTGCGCGTCAAGGGCGACGAGCGCATCCCGGGCGAGCCCGACGACGACCGCGCGCTGTCGAAGCTCATCGACGCGCCGCTGGGGGACCGCTCGCAGTGGAAGCCCCAGTGGCCGACGCTGGAGGCGTTCTCCGTGCCCATCGGCAAGGGCAAGGTGGTGCGCGAGGGCGCCCAGGTCACCGTGGTCAGCTACGGCCGCACCCTGCCCCTGTGCGCGAAGGCCGCCGATCAGCTCAAGGAGGACGGCTTCAGCGTGGAGGTCATCGACCTGCGCTCGCTGTGGCCCTACGACTGGGAGCTCATCAAGGCGTCCGTCCAGAAGACGGGCCGCGTCCTGTTCGTGAACGAGGACACCGAGGTCACGAACTTCGGCGAGCACCTGGTCCGGCGCACGGTGGAGGAGTTGTTCTACTCGCTGCTCGCGCCGCCCCGGCTGGTGGCCGGCAAGTTCATCCCGGGCATCGGCCTGGCGGACGCGCTGGAGATGGCGTCGGTGCCGCAGCAGGCGGACATCACCTCCGCCATCCGCTCACTGGCCGGCGAACAGCCCTGA